In the genome of Coraliomargarita algicola, one region contains:
- a CDS encoding FAD-dependent oxidoreductase, producing MNLSVLELEIPCLVVGGGPAGFGAASAALRGGCETIVADRHGFLGGMGTAAGLSCYLNHLGVDVDLSSPVYRSFRQQLIDMKSHYYDAHTQADYYEPEVCKLGMEQAILKAGGKLLYHSILSNVYREKDLWVAEFLSKGSRVRIRCRYLIDATGDADPSAMAGAGLFHGNQSSGATQPMTMVVQMGGFDPQAWAASGRRLIEGRYVAEGDQYAAQVSLARSAGEWSIPRENVALFWSMPHDPSRITVNGTRISGLSSCNAMETTRAEVEGRRQAQELVAFFRKYIPGFENVYLYQTGPQVGVRESRRIVGRYTLTEDDVRSARIPESSVMLCAYPIDVHSTEGTGTQYEDNGSIYGIPWECQLPVDLENVAAAGRCISATHEAAGSFRVMPTCMGLGEAAGTAAALAWKNKDTLQSIAGADIRHEMDRAHAAAGNLIPSTQFSFGSHIPAQI from the coding sequence ATGAATTTATCCGTTTTGGAGTTAGAGATCCCTTGTCTCGTCGTCGGTGGTGGGCCTGCTGGTTTTGGAGCTGCAAGTGCTGCTCTACGTGGTGGTTGTGAGACCATTGTCGCCGATCGGCATGGTTTTCTGGGAGGCATGGGGACGGCCGCTGGGCTGAGTTGCTACTTAAATCATTTAGGCGTCGATGTGGACCTTTCCTCACCTGTCTACCGTTCATTTAGGCAGCAACTGATTGATATGAAGTCGCACTACTATGATGCCCACACACAAGCAGACTATTATGAGCCGGAGGTCTGTAAGCTTGGGATGGAGCAGGCGATTCTCAAGGCAGGGGGCAAGCTGCTGTATCACTCGATTTTATCGAATGTCTATCGAGAGAAAGATCTGTGGGTAGCTGAATTTTTAAGTAAAGGTTCCCGTGTGCGCATTCGCTGTCGTTATTTGATTGATGCGACTGGCGATGCAGACCCATCGGCCATGGCGGGGGCGGGCCTTTTCCATGGTAATCAATCCAGTGGCGCGACTCAGCCGATGACTATGGTGGTGCAAATGGGTGGTTTTGATCCACAGGCATGGGCGGCATCGGGACGGCGTTTGATTGAAGGTCGCTACGTGGCGGAAGGGGATCAATATGCCGCGCAGGTTTCGCTCGCTCGCAGCGCAGGGGAGTGGTCGATCCCACGTGAGAATGTCGCGCTGTTTTGGTCAATGCCGCACGATCCGTCGCGCATTACAGTGAATGGTACACGTATTAGTGGGCTGAGCTCGTGTAATGCGATGGAAACGACTCGCGCTGAAGTGGAAGGCCGGCGTCAAGCCCAAGAGCTGGTCGCCTTCTTCCGTAAATACATTCCTGGTTTTGAAAATGTCTATCTCTATCAAACCGGACCGCAAGTTGGGGTGCGTGAGTCACGCCGGATTGTCGGACGCTATACTTTAACTGAAGATGATGTGCGCTCGGCGCGTATCCCTGAAAGTAGTGTCATGCTTTGTGCCTATCCGATCGATGTTCATTCCACTGAAGGCACTGGGACACAGTATGAAGATAATGGCAGTATTTATGGTATTCCCTGGGAATGTCAGCTGCCAGTAGATTTGGAGAATGTCGCGGCGGCGGGGCGTTGCATTAGTGCCACCCATGAGGCCGCGGGCAGCTTTCGGGTGATGCCGACCTGTATGGGCTTAGGTGAGGCTGCGGGTACTGCAGCGGCGCTTGCCTGGAAAAATAAAGACACGCTTCAATCGATTGCAGGCGCAGATATTCGTCACGAAATGGATCGTGCACATGCGGCCGCAGGCAATTTGATCCCTTCGACACAATTTAGTTTTGGCTCTCATATCCCTGCTCAAATATAA
- a CDS encoding IclR family transcriptional regulator produces the protein MPPIVRKQTPLTQGIAAVRLMVDAGHSLGVTNIAKALEMPKSSVHRLLQSLCEIGFVQQLPTGNYTLSPDIFEFVHEIALHYGKNLKLDAHIRKAASQHNCSVYISMLGKRDTYTICAAGEEGNTTRLGLHTPAYSSSVGKVLISYMDPSQWLNYAPQVDQPEQSLQPAQTTPYTILDPNVFLTELKQVSEQRVAWNIRESDSDYASIAMALREPFIQLPRLAVALVFPYEDFKNRDRKELAAQLAKIVKEMECELGSR, from the coding sequence ATGCCCCCAATAGTTCGCAAGCAAACCCCACTCACCCAAGGAATCGCAGCCGTGCGACTCATGGTCGACGCAGGCCACTCCCTCGGCGTCACCAACATAGCCAAGGCCCTGGAAATGCCCAAGTCTTCCGTCCATCGCTTACTCCAGTCGCTATGCGAGATCGGCTTTGTACAACAACTACCAACAGGTAACTACACACTCTCTCCAGACATATTTGAATTCGTGCATGAAATTGCCCTTCACTACGGTAAAAACCTAAAACTAGACGCACATATCCGTAAAGCGGCCAGTCAGCATAACTGTAGCGTCTACATCAGCATGCTAGGTAAACGTGACACATATACGATCTGCGCCGCTGGTGAAGAAGGTAACACCACGCGTCTAGGCCTGCATACTCCAGCCTACTCTTCTTCCGTCGGGAAAGTCCTCATTTCCTACATGGATCCAAGCCAATGGCTCAATTACGCACCACAGGTCGATCAGCCTGAGCAGTCACTCCAGCCAGCTCAAACAACGCCCTATACTATCTTAGACCCCAATGTATTTCTGACGGAACTCAAGCAAGTCAGCGAGCAACGCGTCGCCTGGAATATTCGAGAATCGGATAGCGACTATGCATCCATAGCCATGGCACTAAGAGAACCCTTCATACAACTACCACGACTGGCCGTCGCTCTCGTATTTCCCTACGAGGATTTCAAGAACCGCGACCGCAAAGAACTCGCCGCTCAACTCGCCAAGATCGTCAAAGAAATGGAATGTGAGCTAGGTTCACGCTAA
- the nrdR gene encoding transcriptional regulator NrdR: MRCPKCASIETKVLDTRTGKNETSIRRRRECLDCGYRFTTIEEVLRADLQVVKRDGRREDFDRVKVLGGLKKAVEKRPIDVMQIEMLIADVLASLEKEFDHEIPAHAIGEQIMLRLKHLDQIAYVRYASVYKDFRDLAELAQEINELKASTDNA; this comes from the coding sequence ATGCGTTGCCCAAAATGCGCCTCTATTGAGACAAAAGTGCTCGATACTCGAACTGGAAAAAACGAGACTTCGATTCGTCGCCGTCGTGAGTGTCTCGACTGTGGGTATCGCTTTACGACGATTGAAGAGGTGCTGCGTGCCGATTTGCAAGTGGTCAAGCGTGATGGGCGCCGCGAGGACTTTGACCGCGTTAAGGTGTTGGGTGGACTCAAAAAAGCGGTAGAAAAACGGCCCATTGATGTGATGCAGATCGAGATGTTGATTGCCGATGTGTTGGCGTCTTTGGAGAAAGAATTTGACCATGAAATCCCGGCTCACGCTATCGGTGAGCAGATTATGCTGCGTTTGAAGCATTTGGATCAAATTGCTTACGTTCGTTATGCGTCCGTTTATAAAGATTTTAGGGATTTGGCCGAGTTGGCGCAGGAAATCAATGAGCTGAAAGCTTCGACAGATAATGCCTAA
- a CDS encoding histidine triad nucleotide-binding protein encodes MKTLFERIIDREIPAKIEHEDDLCIAIHDIDPQAPTHFLVVPKQVVPCIAKAREEHQAVLGHLMLTAASVAEKLNLSGGFRIVINNGKDGGETVPHLHLHVLGGRQMAWPPG; translated from the coding sequence ATGAAGACTCTATTTGAACGAATTATTGATCGCGAGATTCCTGCTAAAATTGAGCACGAGGATGATCTGTGTATTGCCATTCACGATATCGATCCCCAGGCGCCGACGCATTTTTTAGTCGTGCCGAAGCAAGTCGTGCCCTGTATCGCAAAAGCTCGCGAGGAGCATCAGGCGGTTTTGGGCCATCTGATGCTGACGGCTGCATCCGTCGCTGAAAAGTTGAATTTGTCGGGTGGTTTTCGGATCGTTATAAACAATGGAAAAGATGGTGGAGAGACCGTACCTCACCTTCACTTGCATGTGTTGGGCGGTCGGCAGATGGCTTGGCCTCCTGGATGA
- a CDS encoding fumarate hydratase has translation MAKPAPEFHYQKQFPLGKDKTQYRLLTNEFVETVDFAGESMLKVDPKALTYIAEAAMKDISFKLRTEHLEKVAAILDDPEATENDRTIALTMLRNAEVSAHGVLPFCQDTGTAIILGKKGQRVWTGGGDEAALSQGVYNTYTQENLRYSQMAPLSMYEEKNTGCNLPAQIDLLATDGDSYDFLFVAKGGGSANKTFFYQETKALLNPANLEKFCIEKMGTLGTSACPPYHIAFVIGGTSAETCLKTVKLASTKYYDELPTEGNEYGQAFRDTELEAKLLEYTRKMGYGAQFGGKYFALDVRVIRLPRHGASCPVALGVSCSADRNAKARIDKDGLWLEQLEENPARFIPADGEIAKPKDPVAIDLNRPMKDILAELTKYPVATPLSLSGTIIVGRDIAHAKIQERLDKGEGMPEYLKNHPVYYAGPAKTPAGKPSGSFGPTTAGRMDSYVYPFQKEGGSMIMLAKGNRSQQVTDACKEFGGFYLGSIGGPAALLAEHNIKNVEVLEYPELGMEAIWKIEVEDFPAYILVDDKGNDFFADVRTACSQCALSAYENARAEMTK, from the coding sequence ATGGCTAAGCCCGCACCTGAGTTTCATTACCAAAAGCAATTTCCACTTGGAAAAGATAAGACGCAGTATCGTCTACTGACCAACGAGTTTGTCGAAACGGTTGATTTCGCTGGGGAATCAATGCTGAAGGTCGATCCCAAGGCGCTGACTTACATCGCAGAAGCTGCGATGAAGGATATCTCCTTCAAGTTGCGCACGGAGCACTTGGAGAAGGTGGCGGCCATTCTCGATGACCCAGAAGCCACAGAAAACGACCGCACCATTGCGCTCACCATGTTGCGTAACGCCGAGGTGTCTGCGCACGGCGTGCTACCTTTCTGTCAGGATACCGGCACCGCTATCATTTTGGGTAAGAAGGGCCAGCGCGTTTGGACCGGCGGCGGTGACGAAGCAGCGCTTTCGCAGGGCGTCTATAATACCTACACCCAGGAGAACCTGCGCTATTCGCAGATGGCGCCGCTTTCCATGTATGAGGAAAAGAATACGGGCTGTAATTTGCCGGCTCAGATCGACCTGCTGGCAACGGATGGCGACAGTTACGACTTTCTTTTTGTCGCCAAGGGTGGAGGCTCCGCCAACAAGACCTTTTTCTATCAGGAAACCAAGGCGCTGCTCAATCCTGCCAATTTGGAAAAATTCTGCATTGAGAAAATGGGCACCTTGGGCACCTCTGCCTGCCCACCGTATCACATCGCATTTGTGATTGGAGGCACTTCGGCTGAGACTTGCCTGAAGACGGTAAAGCTGGCGTCGACCAAGTATTACGATGAGCTGCCCACTGAGGGCAACGAATACGGTCAAGCCTTCCGCGATACAGAACTCGAAGCCAAGCTGCTGGAATACACCCGCAAAATGGGCTACGGTGCACAGTTTGGTGGTAAATACTTTGCTCTGGACGTGCGGGTGATTCGTCTGCCACGCCACGGTGCTTCCTGTCCGGTTGCCTTGGGCGTTTCTTGCTCGGCCGACCGAAATGCCAAGGCGCGCATCGATAAAGATGGCCTGTGGCTGGAGCAATTAGAAGAAAACCCCGCTCGTTTCATTCCTGCCGACGGCGAGATCGCGAAGCCAAAAGACCCGGTCGCCATCGACCTGAATCGTCCGATGAAAGACATCCTGGCGGAGCTGACCAAATATCCGGTCGCCACGCCGCTCTCGCTGAGTGGCACCATCATCGTGGGCCGCGACATCGCGCACGCCAAGATTCAGGAGCGCTTGGATAAGGGCGAGGGCATGCCCGAGTATTTGAAGAACCACCCCGTTTATTATGCGGGGCCCGCCAAGACGCCCGCTGGCAAGCCTTCCGGCTCCTTCGGTCCTACGACCGCAGGACGGATGGATAGCTACGTGTATCCCTTCCAAAAGGAGGGCGGCTCCATGATCATGCTGGCCAAGGGCAATCGCTCGCAGCAGGTCACGGATGCGTGTAAAGAGTTTGGCGGTTTCTACCTCGGCTCCATCGGTGGGCCCGCTGCCTTGCTGGCGGAGCACAATATCAAGAATGTCGAAGTGTTGGAATATCCAGAACTCGGCATGGAAGCCATTTGGAAGATCGAAGTGGAGGACTTTCCGGCCTACATTCTCGTCGATGACAAGGGCAACGACTTCTTCGCCGACGTTCGGACCGCTTGCTCGCAGTGCGCGCTGAGTGCCTATGAAAACGCTCGTGCGGAAATGACCAAGTAG
- a CDS encoding aminodeoxychorismate/anthranilate synthase component II: MLLVIDNFDSFTYNLVQYFGQLGEEQQVFRNNAITVEEALALNPDRVMISPGPCSPNEAGVSLAMIEAFAGKKPLLGVCLGHQSIGQHFGGKVVRAERLMHGKTSPVTHRDTDIFQGLPNPMVATRYHSLLVERESLPDCLEVTAETEAGEIMGLAHKDLPVWGVQFHPESLATEQGMKMLENFLKL; the protein is encoded by the coding sequence ATGCTTCTCGTAATCGATAATTTTGACTCTTTTACCTATAATTTGGTGCAATATTTTGGCCAGCTGGGTGAGGAGCAGCAGGTTTTTCGCAACAATGCGATCACGGTGGAGGAGGCGCTCGCGCTGAATCCTGACCGTGTCATGATCTCGCCCGGTCCCTGTTCGCCCAACGAGGCAGGCGTTAGCTTGGCGATGATTGAGGCATTTGCGGGCAAGAAGCCTTTGCTCGGGGTTTGCCTGGGGCATCAGAGTATCGGCCAGCACTTCGGTGGCAAGGTGGTGCGCGCGGAGCGCTTGATGCATGGTAAGACCAGTCCCGTCACGCACCGCGATACGGATATTTTCCAGGGGTTGCCCAATCCGATGGTGGCCACCCGTTACCATTCGCTGCTGGTCGAGCGTGAAAGCTTGCCCGATTGCCTGGAGGTGACGGCTGAAACAGAGGCGGGCGAAATCATGGGCTTGGCTCACAAAGATCTCCCCGTATGGGGGGTCCAGTTTCACCCCGAGTCGCTCGCCACGGAGCAGGGGATGAAGATGCTTGAGAACTTTCTTAAGCTGTAG
- a CDS encoding P-II family nitrogen regulator, whose translation MKLVKAVIKPFKLEEVKEALADIGIEGMTVTEVKGFGRQKGHTEIYRGSEYTVDFLPKVMIEIVVDDADAEKTTEAIVKAAKTGKIGDGKVFIIPVESATRIRTDETGPEAL comes from the coding sequence ATGAAATTGGTAAAAGCAGTCATCAAGCCCTTCAAACTTGAAGAGGTCAAAGAAGCTCTCGCAGACATCGGCATCGAAGGTATGACCGTCACGGAAGTCAAAGGTTTCGGTCGCCAGAAAGGCCACACCGAAATCTACCGTGGCAGTGAATACACAGTTGATTTCTTGCCTAAGGTAATGATCGAAATCGTTGTTGACGATGCCGACGCGGAAAAGACGACCGAAGCGATCGTCAAAGCCGCCAAGACTGGCAAGATCGGCGATGGTAAGGTCTTCATCATTCCCGTCGAAAGCGCGACACGTATCCGCACCGACGAGACTGGTCCAGAAGCTCTCTAA
- a CDS encoding SprT family zinc-dependent metalloprotease: MQSTAEMMEGSILYGQRVIDYTCSTVDRKTLEIAVHPDASVVVKAPAGTDVGAIEAKLRKRARWIVNQQDYFKQFNPRTPQRHYISGETHLYLGKQYQLKVSVGDANKVRLKHGVFEVSCWQKVAPHMTKRLMEQWYAQKAAEQFAQSLERCWPKIARYGYHKPSIVIQRMEKRWGSLSENGTLTLNVELVKASKECIDYVMIHELCHLKHHDHSADFYQLLAALLPEWRHLKQKLELRLA, from the coding sequence ATGCAATCTACAGCAGAAATGATGGAGGGGAGCATCCTCTATGGTCAACGGGTGATTGATTACACCTGTTCAACCGTAGATCGCAAAACCTTGGAGATTGCGGTGCATCCCGATGCTTCCGTGGTGGTGAAAGCCCCCGCAGGCACCGATGTTGGTGCGATTGAAGCTAAGTTACGCAAGCGCGCGCGTTGGATCGTGAATCAACAAGATTATTTCAAGCAATTCAATCCCCGCACGCCGCAGCGCCACTACATCAGCGGTGAAACGCATTTGTATCTCGGTAAGCAATATCAGCTCAAGGTCAGTGTTGGAGATGCAAACAAAGTGCGTTTAAAGCATGGAGTCTTTGAGGTGAGCTGTTGGCAAAAAGTGGCGCCGCATATGACCAAGCGTTTAATGGAGCAATGGTATGCACAAAAAGCGGCCGAGCAATTTGCGCAGAGCTTAGAACGCTGTTGGCCTAAGATCGCGCGTTATGGGTATCACAAACCAAGCATTGTCATTCAGCGCATGGAGAAGCGCTGGGGTAGTTTATCTGAAAACGGCACGCTGACCCTGAATGTCGAATTGGTCAAAGCGTCGAAAGAGTGCATCGACTACGTTATGATCCATGAGCTCTGTCACTTGAAGCATCATGATCACAGTGCCGATTTTTATCAATTGCTGGCTGCACTGCTTCCAGAGTGGCGCCACTTAAAGCAAAAGCTAGAGTTGCGATTGGCGTAA
- a CDS encoding ammonium transporter, with protein sequence MKIKKYLLALLLGSSAFLMAGSLGAQDMPVAEAAEAVEAVADAIPFDEAYAAFMETPGAAFFTISNLWLLISAALVFIMHLGFATVESGLGQSKNTVNILFKNVFIISMGLISYALWGFNAMYPGFAEGSAGVFAMGSWFDVTASVDLMTSEYADYTWYTDFIFQAMFAATAATIVSGAVAERVKLSSFMIFATLLVTFAYPITGSWQWGGGWLSARGFYDFAGSSLVHGFGGFAALACALILGPRAGKYVDGRIKPILGHSMPLATIGVFLLFLGWFGFNGGSVLNADPYLVSLVFCTTALAAAGGGLGAIFTSWVFLKKPDLSMGLNGILAGLVGITAGADSIMPFWAIITGLIAGILVVFSIIFFDKIKIDDPVGAISVHGVCGIFGTLAVALFSDAAGFGIQLIGTLSVGAFAFIFSMIVFGLLKVTIGVRVSPEEEAEGLDIGEHGQEAYPDFANSSR encoded by the coding sequence ATGAAGATTAAGAAATACCTTCTCGCTCTGTTGCTCGGCAGCTCGGCGTTTCTGATGGCCGGCTCGCTCGGCGCACAGGACATGCCGGTTGCAGAAGCAGCTGAAGCTGTCGAAGCTGTCGCTGACGCGATTCCATTTGACGAGGCCTATGCGGCCTTCATGGAAACTCCCGGTGCCGCCTTCTTTACGATCAGTAACCTTTGGCTGCTGATCTCTGCCGCTCTGGTGTTTATCATGCACCTTGGCTTCGCTACGGTTGAGTCGGGACTCGGCCAATCCAAGAACACCGTCAACATTCTCTTTAAGAATGTCTTCATCATCAGCATGGGTCTTATTTCTTATGCACTCTGGGGCTTCAATGCGATGTATCCTGGGTTCGCAGAAGGCTCCGCGGGTGTGTTTGCCATGGGTTCATGGTTCGACGTCACTGCTTCGGTTGATCTAATGACTTCCGAGTATGCAGACTACACTTGGTATACTGACTTCATCTTCCAAGCCATGTTCGCTGCAACAGCGGCGACTATCGTTTCGGGTGCAGTTGCTGAGCGCGTTAAGCTTTCTTCTTTCATGATCTTCGCAACACTGCTTGTGACTTTCGCTTACCCCATCACTGGCTCATGGCAGTGGGGTGGAGGTTGGTTGTCTGCTCGTGGTTTCTACGACTTTGCAGGTTCCTCCCTCGTTCACGGTTTCGGTGGCTTCGCCGCTCTCGCTTGTGCGCTGATCCTCGGACCACGTGCTGGTAAATATGTCGACGGTCGCATCAAGCCGATCCTCGGTCACAGCATGCCACTCGCTACGATCGGTGTTTTCCTTCTCTTCCTCGGTTGGTTCGGATTCAACGGTGGTTCGGTTCTCAATGCCGACCCTTACTTGGTATCGCTTGTATTCTGCACAACTGCGCTTGCCGCCGCTGGTGGTGGCCTCGGTGCGATCTTCACTTCATGGGTATTCCTCAAGAAGCCTGACCTTTCCATGGGTCTCAATGGTATCCTAGCTGGCCTTGTTGGTATCACAGCGGGTGCGGACTCCATCATGCCATTCTGGGCCATCATCACAGGTCTCATCGCTGGTATCCTGGTTGTCTTCTCGATCATCTTCTTCGACAAGATCAAGATCGACGATCCTGTCGGTGCCATCTCCGTTCACGGTGTATGTGGTATCTTCGGCACACTTGCAGTGGCTCTCTTCAGTGACGCTGCCGGTTTCGGAATCCAATTGATCGGCACACTCTCCGTTGGCGCATTCGCCTTCATCTTCTCGATGATCGTCTTCGGTCTCTTGAAGGTCACTATCGGTGTCCGTGTATCACCTGAAGAAGAGGCCGAAGGTCTTGACATCGGTGAGCATGGTCAAGAAGCCTATCCTGACTTCGCAAACAGCTCACGCTAA